DNA from Chlamydiota bacterium:
GCGCCGGCGCGCCGCCGGCTCGAAGAGGAAATCCGAGAGGATGATGAAGACGCCGCGGTGGCCCCGCGTGAGGCTGGTGTAGCGCTGCAGGTAGCCGACGAAGTCGGTGCCGCCCCCCGGCTTGATGCCGAACAGGTACTCGCTGATGGCGAAGATCCCGCTCCGTTTCGAGAAGAAGGGGGGGCCGTTCAGAAACGAGGTGTCCGTCAGGGAGCCGGAGGTCTCGAGGTCCGAGAACGCCGCCGTCTTCACGCTGGAGTGCGTGGAGAGGCCGACGTAGCAGAGGGCGAGGGCGAGCTTGCGCGCGTAGTCGAACTTCCCGTCGCCCTCGGGATAGAGCATCGACCTGGACGCGTCGATGAGCACGTGCGTGGAGAAGTCGATATCCTCCTTGAACGTCTTCAGATAGAGCCGCTCGGTGCGCCCGTAGATATTCCAGTCGATGTGCCGGATCTCGTCGCCGGGGAGGTAGTTCCGGTAGTCGGCGAACTCGATGCTCGTGCCGCTGATGTTGGCGAGGCGGTCCCCCTTGCGGACGGTGCGAAACTCCTTCAGGCTCCGGATGGCGAGCGCCTCCAGCCGCCGCAGGAACTCCGGGGAGAATATCTTGGTGAGCATGGCGCGCCCCCGCCCCTTTCAGTCCGCCCCCGCGGGTTGCCGTTCATGGCGCCCTGCGGGATCGGACCGGAATCACGGCTGCCGGCCGGCGCGGACCTCGTCGCGGACGCGGCGGAGGATCTCCGCGGCGGAGACCTTGTCCGCCTCGGCCTCGAAGTTGAGCACGACCCGGTGGTTCAGGGCGGGGACGAGCACGCGGTCGACGTCCTCGTAGCCCACGTTCGCCCGCCCGTCGAGAAGCGCGGCGACCTTGGCGCCGAGGACGAGGGCCTGCGCCCCCCGCGGGGAGGAACCGTAGTTCACATACCGGTCCACCGGGCGGGCGTCCGGATCGGCCGCCCGCCTCTTGTCGGGGCGCGTCGAGGTCACGATATCGATGATGTACCGCTCGACCTCGGCCGAGATGAGCACCTCGCGCACGAGCTGCCGCATCTCCCCGATCTCCTCCGCCGCCTCCGCGGGGTCGAAGGCGGGCACGATCTCGCTCCGCGCGGAGGCGGTGGTGCGCTTGAGGATCTCCCGCAGCTCGTCGGCGGTCGGGTAGTCGATGAATATCTTCAGCAGGAACCGGTCCACCTGCGCCTCGGGGAGCGGGTAGGTCCCCTCCATCTCGATCGGGTTCTGCGTCGCGAGGACGAAGAACGGCTCCACGAGCGGGCGGGTCACGCCGCCCGCGCTCACCTGCCGCTCCTCCATCGCCTCCAGCAGCGCCGACTGCGTGCGCGGCGTCGCCCGGTTGATCTCGTCGGCGAGGAGGATATTGGTGAAGATCGGGCCCGGCGAGAAGTCGAACCTCTTGCCGCCGTGTTCGCCCTCGACGACGAGCTGCGTGCCGATGATGTCGGCGGGCATCAGGTCGGGGGTGAACTGGATCCGCTTGAAGTCGAAACCAAGCGCGCGGCTCAGCGACTTGACGAGGAGCGTCTTGCCGAGGCCCGGCACCCCCTCGAGCAGCACGTGGCCGCGCGCGAAGAAGCAGATGAGCACCTGTTCGACGATCTCCGTTTGGCCGACGATCACCCGCCCGATCTGATCGCGAAGCGCGCCGAAGACCCGCTTGAACTGCTCGATCGCATCCTTGCCCGCGAACCTCCCCGCACGCCCTGCCATGGATATCTCCTTGGTTCTCTGCCGCGGATTCCCGCAGACCATCACGGATCCGAGTGCGGTTCAACGCGGAACGCGCACGGTGCAAGGCCGTTGAATCTCTCGGCGTTCAACCTCGGATCTTCAACCGCTTTTCCATCCGCGGCACGACCGTTATTCCTCTCCCCGACTGCGTCGCACCGGGCGGCCTGAAGGCCGCCCTACGGCGTTCCCGAGTTGATGCGCCTGAGGATCTCCCGGTACTCCAAAGGCACCGGGGCCGGGCGCACGGCGTCCTCCCCGGCCTGCTCGTCGGAGAGCCGCGCCGCCGGGTCGATCCCGCGCGCGGGGGCCTGCGTTTCATCCCCGCCGACGCCCTCCGCGGGCGAGAGCGTAAGACGCTTCGACGCCCGCCCCTCCGTCTCATCGCCGGCCTTCATCTGCAGGTAGACCCTGTCAGCGACCTCCGA
Protein-coding regions in this window:
- a CDS encoding DUF58 domain-containing protein yields the protein MLTKIFSPEFLRRLEALAIRSLKEFRTVRKGDRLANISGTSIEFADYRNYLPGDEIRHIDWNIYGRTERLYLKTFKEDIDFSTHVLIDASRSMLYPEGDGKFDYARKLALALCYVGLSTHSSVKTAAFSDLETSGSLTDTSFLNGPPFFSKRSGIFAISEYLFGIKPGGGTDFVGYLQRYTSLTRGHRGVFIILSDFLFEPAARRRGLNLLRYLNYDVKVIQILGPREMDPFRGLSSAEVVDVETRERRTVSVTPAVRRKYADALEGHIRDLKNFCRANRIVYALALTDVDFESFVLRELPRIGIIK
- a CDS encoding AAA domain-containing protein, with the protein product MAGRAGRFAGKDAIEQFKRVFGALRDQIGRVIVGQTEIVEQVLICFFARGHVLLEGVPGLGKTLLVKSLSRALGFDFKRIQFTPDLMPADIIGTQLVVEGEHGGKRFDFSPGPIFTNILLADEINRATPRTQSALLEAMEERQVSAGGVTRPLVEPFFVLATQNPIEMEGTYPLPEAQVDRFLLKIFIDYPTADELREILKRTTASARSEIVPAFDPAEAAEEIGEMRQLVREVLISAEVERYIIDIVTSTRPDKRRAADPDARPVDRYVNYGSSPRGAQALVLGAKVAALLDGRANVGYEDVDRVLVPALNHRVVLNFEAEADKVSAAEILRRVRDEVRAGRQP